A genomic segment from Segniliparus rotundus DSM 44985 encodes:
- a CDS encoding phosphotransferase family protein, which translates to MTSSAVEPEPSPSWIACGARWTRAGGSALRRAHDPADEVFASPLPAILAAWTAAADEGIAPAVTDSDETGFTTALIAHARPAKLDDLADENLLRAALGLRARFHELDVELPERSLFDDVARLRDAHRAASIPVPAQADELSDTLERFAARHERFAMQSRPCHGNGAVSNLLLRRSGGPMLTGWSLVARRDPVQEAGSVIAELNPWRTSSPAVLEALRLPAEADMAARAWSVADDLLWVLIAHWRMATAPDKDVDYVKYGLWRGVLALAATRGCSDLAAWLQDPR; encoded by the coding sequence ATGACGTCCTCGGCGGTGGAGCCAGAGCCCAGCCCGAGCTGGATCGCCTGCGGCGCGCGGTGGACCCGCGCGGGCGGCAGCGCGCTGCGCCGCGCCCATGATCCGGCCGACGAAGTGTTCGCCTCGCCGCTGCCCGCGATCCTCGCCGCCTGGACGGCTGCCGCTGACGAGGGCATCGCCCCTGCGGTCACTGACTCGGACGAAACCGGATTCACCACTGCGCTGATCGCGCACGCGCGGCCCGCCAAACTCGACGACCTCGCCGACGAAAACCTGCTCCGCGCCGCGCTCGGCCTGCGGGCCCGTTTCCACGAGCTCGACGTCGAACTGCCCGAGCGCTCCCTGTTCGACGACGTGGCGCGGCTGCGCGACGCGCACCGCGCCGCCTCGATCCCCGTCCCCGCTCAAGCCGACGAGCTCAGCGACACGCTCGAGCGTTTCGCCGCCCGTCATGAACGCTTCGCCATGCAGTCCCGGCCATGCCACGGCAACGGAGCCGTCTCGAACTTGCTCCTGCGCCGATCCGGCGGCCCGATGCTCACCGGATGGAGCCTGGTGGCACGGCGAGATCCGGTGCAAGAGGCAGGGTCCGTCATCGCCGAGCTGAACCCTTGGCGCACGAGCTCGCCCGCCGTGCTCGAAGCGCTCCGACTGCCCGCCGAGGCGGACATGGCGGCGCGAGCCTGGTCGGTGGCAGACGATCTGCTCTGGGTGCTCATCGCGCACTGGCGGATGGCGACCGCCCCGGACAAGGACGTCGACTACGTGAAATATGGTTTGTGGCGCGGCGTCCTCGCCCTCGCCGCGACGCGCGGCTGCTCGGACTTGG